DNA sequence from the Streptomyces tsukubensis genome:
TCCACACCCTCACCCACGGCGAGGAGCCGGGCGACCCCCTGCTGGCGTACATCGTCCTCGGTGTCGCCTTCGTGCTGGAGGCCCTGTCGCTGCGGACCGGGCTGCGCCAGGTCCGGGCGGAGGCGGCCGGTCTCGGGGTCCCGGCGAAGCACTATCTGCGGTTCACCCCGGACACGGCCGTCAAGGCGGTGGTGATGGAGGACTCTGCGGCGCTGGCCGGACTACTGCTCGCCGCGGCCGGTCTGCTGGGCACCCAGCTCACCGGCTCGGCGGTGCCCGACGGCATCGCGTCGGTCCTGATCGGACTGCTGCTGGTGTACGTGGCCTGGGTGCTCGGCCGCAGCAATGCCGGGCTGCTGATCGGCCGGCCGCTGCCGAGGCCGCTGCGGGACGCGGTGCGCGAGGAGATCCTGACCGTGCCGCACATCGTGGCGGTGCTGGAGCTGACGACGCTCGTCCAGGGGCCGCGGGAGGTGCTGGTGGCGGCGAAGGTCGACTTCCGGGACGCGTCGAGCGCCCGCCAGGTGGAGTGGGCGTGCGAGGAGGCGGAACAGCAGCTGCGGGAGCGGTTCCCGGCGGTCCGGCGGGTCTATCTGGACCCGACGCCCGGCATCGCGGCGGAACGGGACGCGACCGCCCCCGGCGGGGGCCCGGAAGGCGGCGGAGCACCGGAAACCCCCGGCCATGGGCCGGGGCGGGCCG
Encoded proteins:
- a CDS encoding cation diffusion facilitator family transporter, with translation MTDPDVRPRSAPPPPEPERPESVTTVVVAAVANLGIAAAKAVAGLLSGSSAMLSEAAHSVADTVTEVMLLTALRRSERPPDEDHPLGYGPERYIWALLAAVATFVGGAVFSVYDGIHTLTHGEEPGDPLLAYIVLGVAFVLEALSLRTGLRQVRAEAAGLGVPAKHYLRFTPDTAVKAVVMEDSAALAGLLLAAAGLLGTQLTGSAVPDGIASVLIGLLLVYVAWVLGRSNAGLLIGRPLPRPLRDAVREEILTVPHIVAVLELTTLVQGPREVLVAAKVDFRDASSARQVEWACEEAEQQLRERFPAVRRVYLDPTPGIAAERDATAPGGGPEGGGAPETPGHGPGRAG